From Anticarsia gemmatalis isolate Benzon Research Colony breed Stoneville strain chromosome 3, ilAntGemm2 primary, whole genome shotgun sequence, one genomic window encodes:
- the Spt5 gene encoding transcription elongation factor subunit Spt5, whose amino-acid sequence MSDSEGSNYSGSGSEAGSVASRRSRRSVASNRSVRSRSGSRSRSGSRSPSRTPSRSRSRSKSRSRSRSRSRSAGSDASRNRDDEAKEASGDEEVEDEQEPEGEDLVDSEEYEEDEEEERLRKKRKKDSRYGGFIIDEAEVDDEVDEDDEWEEGAQEMGIVGNEVDEIGPTAREIEGRRRGTNLWDSQKEEEIEEYLRNKYADESAALRHFGEGGEEMSDEITQQTLLPGIKDPNLWMVKCRIGEEKATVLLLMRKFIAYQFSEEPFQIKSVVAPEGVKGYIYIEAYKQTHVKAIIDNVGTLRMGVWKQEMVPIKEMTDVLRVVKEQSGLKSKQWVRLKRGLYKDDIAQVDYVDLAQNQVHLKLLPRIDYTRLRGALRTVQSESEAAKRKKKRRPAAKPFDPEAIRAIGGEVTSDGDFLIFEGNRYSRKGFLYKNFTMSAILAEGVKPTLTELERFEEQPEGIDIELAAPAKDDPTSLHSFSMGDNVEVCSGDLANLQARIIAIDGSMITVMPKHEALKDPLVFKPNELRKYFKQGDHVKVLAGRYEGDTGLIVRVEPHRVVLVSDLTMHELEVLPRDLQLCSDMATGVDSLGQFQWGDIVQLDPQTVGVIVRLEKENFHVLGMQGKVIECKPQALQKRRESRFTMALDSDQNTIQKRDIVKVIDGPHAGRNGEIKHLYRNFAFLQSRMYLDNGGIFVCKTRHLQLAGGNKNSNATAGLSLGFMSPRIQSPMHPSGRGGMTPRGRGGRGGRGGGVTRDRELIGQTIKITGGPYKGNVGIVKDATGSTARVELHSACQTISVDRSHIAGAANTARDGASSFYSRTPGRTPTLGAQTPTYRDTGIKTPMHGSATPIYDVGNRTPHYGSATPSHEGARTPAHGAWDPAAANTPARPADFEYGALDDSDAAYAAGPFTPQTPGTMYGSDHTYSPYRPSPSPAGYTAGYPATPSPGGYSPRSPFPSGEAAPDWHTTEVEVRVRAGADDDALAGQSGVVRGLSAGSVALYLPLEDRVVNVLADLLEPVVPQSGDRVKVIAGEDREAVGQLISIENQEGVVKFGTDDIKIMQLRHLCKMSTA is encoded by the exons ATGTCGGATTCGGAAGGTAGTAATTACTCCGGGAGTGGTTCCGAGGCGGGCAGTGTAGCATCTAGGCGGTCACGGAGAAGCGTCGCATCAAATCGGTCTGTACGGTCTCGTTCGGGCTCCCGGTCGCGATCCGGCAGTCGCAGCCCCTCGCGGACTCCTTCCAGATCTCGCTCGAGGTCTAAGTCACGTTCTCGGTCCCGTTCGAG GAGTCGCTCCGCGGGCTCCGACGCCAGCCGTAACAGGGATGACGAGGCCAAAGAAGCATCCGGCGATGAAGAAGTCGAg GATGAGCAAGAGCCTGAAGGTGAAGACCTGGTAGACTCAGAGGAATACGAAGAAgatgaagaagaagaaagacTGAGAAAGAAACGTAAGAAGGACAGCCGATATGGAGGATTCATTATTGACGAAGCTGAG GTGGATGATGAAGTTGACGAAGATGACGAATGGGAAGAGGGAGCCCAAGAAATGGGCATTGTTGGCAATGAAGTCGATGAAATCGGACCTACTGCTCGAGAAATTGAAGGGCGCAGGAGAGGAACAAACCTCTGGGACTCAcagaaagaagaagaaattgAAGAATATCTAAGAAATAAGTATGCTGACGAATCTGCAGCACTCAGACACTTTGGCGAGGGTGGTGAGGAGATGTCAGATGAAATCACACAACAGACTTTACTGCCAGGCATCAAAGACCCCAATCTATGGATGGTCAAATGCAGAATAGGTGAAGAGAAGGCCACAGTATTACTTCTCATGAGAAAGTTCATTGCTTATCAGTTCTCTGAAGAACCTTTCCAAATTAAATCTGTTGTGGCCCCTGAAGGAGTCAAAGGGTACATCTACATTGAAGCCTATAAACAAACTCATGTTAAAGCCATCATAGATAATGTTGGTACATTGAGAATGGGTGTCTGGAAGCAAGAGATGGTTCCCATCAAAGAAATGACTGATGTACTCAGAGTAGTCAAAGAACAGTCAGGTTTGAAATCAAAACAATGGGTCAGACTGAAGAGAGGTTTATACAAAGATGATATTGCGCAGGTGGACTATGTAGATCTTGCTCAAAATCAGGTCCATCTCAAGTTGCTTCCTAGAATAGACTATACAAGACTGAGAGGAGCTTTACGAACTGTTCAGAGTGAGAGTGAGGCGGCTAAGAGGAAAAAGAAGCGTCGTCCCGCCGCGAAGCCCTTCGATCCTGAAGCCATCAGAGCTATTGGTGGTGAGGTCACATCCGATGGTGACTTCTTGATTTTCGAAGGTAACAGATATTCCCGTAAGGGTTTCTTATACAAGAACTTCACTATGTCGGCCATCTTGGCCGAGGGTGTGAAGCCCACACTCACAGAGCTGGAAAGATTCGAAGAACAGCCTGAAGGTATTGACATAGAATTAGCAGCGCCAGCCAAAGATGACCCAACAAGTCTACACTCATTCTCAATGGGTGACAATGTAGAGGTGTGCTCCGGTGATCTGGCCAACCTGCAGGCTAGGATCATCGCTATCGACGGCTCCATGATCACGGTTATGCCCAAACACGAAGCTTTGAAAGATCCTTTGGTTTTCAAACCAAATGAATTGAGAAAGTACTTCAAGCAAGGTGACCATGTGAAGGTGTTGGCGGGGCGGTACGAAGGAGACACGGGTCTGATCGTGCGTGTCGAACCACACAGGGTCGTGTTGGTGTCCGATCTCACTATGCACGAGTTAGAAGTATTGCCGCGTGATCTACAGTTGTGCTCAGACATGGCCACCGGTGTAGATTCGCTCGGTCAGTTCCAGTGGGGTGATATCGTACAACTGGACCCACAAACGGTCGGCGTCATCGTCCGCCTCGAGAAAGAAAATTTTCACGTTCTCGGCATGCAGGGTAAAGTAATCGAGTGCAAGCCTCAAGCGTTACAGAAACGTCGCGAGAGTAGGTTCACTATGGCTCTCGACTCCGACCAAAACACTATTCAGAAGCGAGACATAGTGAAAGTTATCGACGGACCGCACGCCGGTCGCAACGGGGAGATCAAGCATCTGTACAGAAACTTCGCGTTCCTTCAATCGCGCATGTATCTGGACAACGGCGGTATATTCGTGTGCAAGACTAGGCACTTGCAACTCGCCGGCGGAAATAAGAACTCGAACGCCACGGCGGGCCTGTCGCTAGGCTTCATGTCGCCGCGCATCCAGTCCCCCATGCACCCGTCGGGTCGCGGCGGCATGACGCCCCGGGGCCGCGGCGggcggggcgggcgcggcggcggcgtgaCCCGCGACCGCGAGCTCATCGGACAGACCATCAAGATCACGGGCGGGCCCTACAAGGGCAACGTGGGCATCGTCAAGGACGCCACGGGCAGCACGGCCCGCGTGGAGCTGCACTCGGCGTGTCAGACCATCTCCGTGGACCGCTCCCACATCGCGGGCGCCGCCAACACGGCGCGCGACGGAGCCAGCTCCTTCTACTCCCGCACTCCGGGCCGCACGCCCACGCTGGGGGCGCAGACCCCCACCTACCGCGACACCGGCATCAAGACCCCCATGCACGGCTCGGCCACACCCATCTACGACGTCGGCAACCGCACCCCGCACTACGGCTCGGCGACCCCGTCCCACGAGGGGGCCCGCACGCCCGCGCACGGCGCCTGGGACCCCGCCGCCGCCAACACTCCCGCCCGCCCCGCGGACTTCGAGTACGGGGCGCTCGACGACTCGGACGCGGCCTACGCGGCCGGGCCCTTCACGCCGCAGACGCCGGGCACCATGTACGGCTCGGACCACACGTACAGCCCGTACCGGCCGAGCCCCAGCCCGGCGGGCTACACGGCCGGCTACCCCGCCACGCCCAGCCCGGGCGGCTACTCGCCGCGCTCCCCGTTCCCGTCGGGCGAGGCGGCGCCGGACTGGCACACCACGGAGGTGGAGGTGCGCGTGCGCGCCGGCGCCGACGACGACGCGCTGGCGGGACAGAGCGGGGTGGTGCGGGGACTGTCGGCGGGCTCCGTGGCGCTGTACCTGCCGCTGGAGGACCGCGTCGTCAACGTGCTGGCCGACCTGCTGGAGCCCGTCGTGCCGCAGTCCGGGGACCGCGTCAAGGTCATCGCCGGCGAGGACCGGGAGGCTGTGGGCCAGCTCATCTCGATCGAGAACCAGGAGGGCGTCGTCAAGTTCGGCACCGACGACATCAAGATCATGCAGCTGAGACACCTCTGCAAGATGAGCACCGCATAG
- the dock gene encoding SH2/SH3 adaptor protein dock, which translates to MLETRSARAADSVWANKPLPAPHAMANTRHGKNAQDDVCYVVAKYDYAAQGAQELDLRKNERYLLLDDSKHWWRVQNARSQSGYVPSNYVKKEKPSLFDSIKKKVKKGSGSKTLPSNSSPVRGGGGGAGEAGARRVEPADALGTAVVKYNYQAQQPDELSLTKGTRILILEKSNDGWWRGQYQGHTGWFPSNYTSEEGDNEDPVHTYAMAENVLDIVVALYSFTSNNEQELSFEKGDRLEIIERPPSDPEWYRARDSRGHVGLVPRNYLQELADYLTQPYSEGDGARGGPPAGGPAPGVSLAGRAWYYGAITRTHCDALLNQHGHDGDFLIRDSETNVGDYSVSLKAPGRNKHFRVHVEGSLYCIGQRKFPTLEQLVAHYQRAPIYTNKQGEKLYLVRPLPRAALPPC; encoded by the exons ATGCTGGAGACGCGGTCAGCGCGCGCCGCAGACTCGGTGTGGGCGAACAAGCCGCTGCCGGCGCCTCACGCCATGGCCAACACGAGGCACGGGAAAAACGCCCAG GACGACGTATGCTACGTAGTAGCGAAGTACGACTACGCGGCGCAGGGCGCGCAGGAGCTGGACCTGCGCAAGAACGAGCGGTACTTGCTGCTGGACGACTCCAAGCACTGGTGGCGCGTGCAGAACGCGCGCAGCCAGTCCGGGTACGTGCCCAGCAACTATGTCAAGAAGGAGAAGCCCTCGctctttgacag tattaagaaaaaagtaaagaaaGGTTCCGGCTCGAAGACTTTACCATCAAACAGCTCTCCAGTGCGCGGTGGTGGCGGGGGCGCGGGGGAGGCAGGGGCTCGCCGCGTGGAGCCGGCCGATGCCCTCGGCACAGCTGTCGTCAAGTACAACTACCAAGCTCAGCAGCCTGATGAACTGTCCCTCACTAAAGGCACCAGAATCTTGATATTGGAGAAGAGTAATGATGGCTGGTGGAGAGGACAGTATCAAGGACATACTGGCTG GTTTCCTTCGAACTACACCAGTGAAGAAGGTGACAATGAAGACCCAGTACACACCTACGCGATGGCGGAAAACGTTCTCGATATTGTG GTGGCCCTGTACTCGTTCACGTCGAACAACGAGCAGGAGCTGTCGTTCGAGAAGGGCGACCGGCTGGAGATCATCGAGCGGCCGCCCTCCGACCCCGAGTGGTACCGCGCGCGCGACTCGCGCGGCCACGTGGGGCTCGTGCCCAGGAACTACCTGCAGGAGCTCGCCGACTACCTCACGCAACCTTacag CGAGGGCGACGGCGCCCGCGGCGGTCCCCCGGCGGGCGGCCCCGCGCCGGGCGTGTCGCTGGCGGGGCGCGCGTGGTACTACGGCGCCATCACGCGCACGCACTGCGACGCGCTGCTCAACCAGCACGGACACGACGGGGACTTCCTCATCCGGGACTCCGAGACCAAC GTGGGCGACTACTCGGTGTCGCTGAAGGCGCCGGGCCGCAACAAGCACTTCCGCGTGCACGTGGAGGGCTCGCTGTACTGCATCGGCCAGCGCAAGTTCCCCACGCTGGAGCAGCTGGTGGCGCACTACCAGCGCGCGCCCATCTACACCAACAAGCAGGGCGAGAAGCTCTACCTCGTGCGCCCGCTGCCCCGCGCCGCGCTGCCGCCCTGCTGA